A single Drosophila ananassae strain 14024-0371.13 chromosome 3L, ASM1763931v2, whole genome shotgun sequence DNA region contains:
- the LOC6495423 gene encoding fibrinogen-like protein 1, which yields MEHQVLIFIFLLAYAFSVQVPPKLKPGSSKDPLKDSKNKTELIGTNATLVPVVTAAPEKLAEVHIDQHKTIRISKGDLDDLLDVYMERIAESAATIKDKDIEINKLQTVNPTSDDLQVRLDNLTQTCSAQNASQTTAIKEKDEKIKELETKVKIYETRLKRKQHLVTELKKQNTSSTALINHFRSKAVYFEKKFREKKDDLLADWEAATTTCIPFGKSSGIHLLHIPGFLPFLVPCEGLTTAGAGWMAIQRRIDGSVNFYRNWDSYSKGFGKLNGEFFIGLEKLHQITKSQPHELYISFKRFNGEWSYAHYDDFLIGSAEEGYELKLLGHYQGNASDALRTHDKMKFSTFDRDNDEFTHMNCAEYHHGAWWYDFCSRSNLNGKYFKDEVDNVQGIYWEPWYSFRSLKSVQMLIRPKSQKELKDLPKTKKNLRNL from the exons ATGGAACACCAAGTGctaatattcatatttttgttGGCATATGCCTTCTCCGTACAAGTTCCCCCCAAACTCAAGCCAGGATCAAGCAAGGATCCACTGAAAGactctaaaaacaaaactgagCTAATAGGTACAAATGCAACACTAGTCCCAGTAGTGACTGCCGCGCCGGAAAAGCTAGCTGAGGTTCATATCGATCAGCATAAAACAATTCGGATTAGCAAGGGAGACTTGGACGATCTCCTGGACGTGTATATGGAGAGAATCGCGGAGAGTGCGGCCACCATCAAGGACAAGGACATCGAGATCAATAAGCTGCAAACCGTCAACCCCACCAGCGATGATCTTCAAGTTAGGCTTGATAATCTCACCCAGACCTGTAGTGCCCAGAACGCCTCCCAGACTACAGCCATCAAGGAGAAGGACGAAAAGATCAAGGAGCTGGAGACCAAAGTGAAGATCTATGAAACCAGGCTGAAGAGGAAACAGCACTTAGTGACGGAGTTGAAGAAACAAAACACTTCCAGCACGGCTCTCATCAATCATTTCCGAAGTAAAGCAGTGTATTTTGAAAAGAAGTTCCGGGAGAAGAAGGACGACCTATTGGCGGACTGGGAGGCGGCCACCACAACCTGTATCCCCTTCGGAAAATCATCCGGAATACATCTGCTCCACATCCCGGGCTTCCTGCCTTTTTTGGTGCCCTGTGAAGGCCTCACCACAGCCGGAGCCGGTTGGATGGCCATTCAGCGTCGAATTGATGGTTCCGTGAACTTTTACCGGAACTGGGACTCTTACAGTAAGGGATTTGGGAAGCTCAATGGGGAGTTCTTCATCGGATTGGAGAAACTGCATCAAATTACCAAATCCCAGCCACACGAACTGTATATCAGCTTCAAGAGATTCAACGGCGAGTGGAGCTATGCCCACTACGATGACTTCCTTATCGGCAGTGCCGAGGAAGGCTACGAGCTGAAGCTTCTGGGTCACTATCAGGGCAATGCCAGTGATGCACTGCGCACCCACGACAAGATGAAGTTCTCGACCTTCGACCGGGACAACGATGAGTTTACTCATATGAACTGTGCCGAGTATCATCACGGGGCGTGGTGGTATGATTTTTGTTCAAGAAG caaTCTAAATGGTAAATACTTCAAAGACGAGGTGGACAATGTCCAGGGCATCTACTGGGAGCCCTGGTATAGTTTCCGATCCTTGAAGTCCGTACAGATGCTGATTCGTCCCAAGAGCCAAAAGGAGCTGAAAGATTTGCCAAAAACTAAGAAAAACTTACGAAACTTAtag
- the LOC6495219 gene encoding uncharacterized protein LOC6495219 isoform X1, with protein MLEPLQEQVQQEESPAQSLNWQLEDYAYFRKCGEITASPDVQCFGFNCAFCPSICLQFSVFMDHIRSQHTQDVRRRYEGAQEKGEKSTQTDLVIMEMDYPEMYPMEAALKKSNWETEAIDMDIQLMSLVQPTPTAAALPPESQTTTPEIDLVYVVENPLPPSPPPSADISGDELTEGCGLRLQASDLDPFTVLHDHEVVMTPPTPPNHSGSISPAAPPPIVLPTPMPRYETRRVALQRKLRQAKNENPLEMEELEELEELAELEEEMEEQPEKNVLELTPPATPPTPAPPTSPTSSIASSLDFQSRTRRELERNREFVSSLLKEYERIERLWNPRHPDYKYNAKRSAYEELAAPLESICHMRLTGAEIFAVLKELRGRYRRELSKLNALGGKYKSRLWYFDKMHFLRGVIENKRAEREAKITNECNESEKSCETDADSCSKSALYREVLSFLLDAFKRMECLWNPQHYDYSSCCKKELYRDISTQLQEDLNYELSGEECYKEIQKLRTRYRKELRMVIKHKGLYLPKLWCYDEMEFLQPILQEQIFHKINKKVGVVETNQKTKFIDASSIPFATSEDQLQFVEIYRNYAALWDVDHPDYRSNAYRSQALGQMLEEINTSFASGYTPEQLEKTLFDLRKDFSAQKRKILTEASDTISIPLLHAKLAEFLEPNIGPFRCDVCSELVKTCDQYKVHRSGHDGTQPFICTLCGKGFQMPCNLTVHIRRHRRDFPYACEQCDKRFATSTEVAIHLRTHTGERPYICDLCGKSFKTWSFFDIHRRRHLNQSTFHCPICAKGFYEKNRFTDHMNSHWAIRKHLCTVCGKAFTTYGNLKKHTELHLAVKKYKCSACGKRFAQFASLRWHKKKEHSAETGTEEEEK; from the exons ATGTTGGAGCCGCTGCAGGAGCAAGTGCAGCAGGAGGAGTCGCCGGCGCAGTCCCTGaactggcagctggaggactATGCCTACTTCCGGAAGTGCGGGGAGATCACCGCCTCGCCGGACGTCCAGTGCTTCGGCTTCAATTGCGCCTTCTGCCCGTCCATTTGCCTCCAGTTCTCCGTGTTCATGGACCACATCCGCTCCCAGCACACCCAAGACGTGAGACGGCGCTACGAAGGCGCCCAGGAGAAGGGCGAGAAGTCCACCCAAACGGACCTGGTCATCATGGAGATGGACTATCCGGAAATGTATCCCATGGAAGCCGCCTTGAAGAAATCCAATTGGGAGACGGAAGCCATTGACATGGACATACAGCTGATGAGTCTCGTCCAGCCGACCCCCACTGCTGCCGCACTGCCGCCGGAAAGTCAAACAACAACGCCCGAAATAGACCTGGTGTATGTGGTAGAAAATCCGTTGCCACCCTCGCCGCCGCCCTCGGCGGACATATCGGGCGATGAGCTGACTGAGGGTTGCGGGTTGCGCCTGCAGGCCTCAGACCTGGATCCCTTCACCGTGCTGCACGACCACGAGGTGGTTATGACTCCGCCCACACCGCCCAACCACTCCGGTTCGATTTCGCCCGCCGCCCCCCCACCAATAGTGCTTCCGACTCCAATGCCGCGCTATGAGACACGACGCGTG GCATTGCAGCGTAAGCTTCGTCAAGCGAAAAACGAGAATCCACTGGAGATGGAGGAGCTGGAAGAGCTAGAGGAGCTGGCAGAGCTAGAGGAGGAGATGGAGGAGCAGCCGGAAAAGAATGTGCTGGAACTAACGCCACCAGCAACGCCCCCAACCCCAGCACCACCCACCTCGCCCACCAGCAGCATTGCCAGCAGCTTGGATTTCCAATCG AGAACACGTCGTGAGCTGGAGAGGAACAGGGAGTTTGTCAGCTCGCTGCTGAAGGAATACGAACGCATCGAAAGGCTCTGGAATCCCCGACATCCCGACTACAAGTACAATGCCAAGAGGAGTGCCTACGAAGAGCTGGCTGCCCCACTGGAGTCCATCTGCCACATGCGACTGACTGGAGCGGAGATCTTCGCGGTGCTCAAGGAACTCCGGGGCAGATACCGCCGGGAGCTGAGCAAACTGAACGCCCTGGGGGGGAAGTACAAGTCCAGACTGTGGTACTTCGACAAAATGCACTTCCTTAGAGGAGTGATTGAAAACAAAAGAGCCGAGAGGGAAGCTAAG ATCACCAATGAATGCAATGAGAGCGAAAAGTCCTGCGAAACGGATGCCGACTCCTGCAGCAAGTCCGCCCTCTACCGAGAAGTCCTGAGCTTCCTCCTCGACGCTTTCAAGCGCATGGAGTGCCTGTGGAATCCCCAGCACTATGACTACTCCAGCTGTTGCAAGAAGGAGCTCTACCGGGACATATCCACCCAACTGCAGGAGGATCTCAACTACGAGCTAAGCGGCGAGGAGTGCTACAAGGAGATCCAGAAGCTGAGGACCCGCTACCGCAAGGAACTGCGGATGGTCATCAAGCACAAGGGCCTGTACTTGCCCAAGCTGTGGTGCTACGACGAGATGGAGTTCCTGCAGCCCATCCTGCAGGAGCAAATCTTTCACAAGATCAATAAGAAGGTTGGCGTGGTGGAGACCAATCAGAAGACCAAGTTCATCGATGCCAGCTCCATTCCGTTCGCCACCTCCGAGGATCAGCTGCAATTCGTGGAGATCTACCGCAACTACGCGGCTCTGTGGGATGTGGATCATCCCGACTACCGATCGAATGCCTATCGAAGTCAGGCCCTGGGCCAAATGCTGGAGGAGATCAACACCAGCTTCGCCTCGGGCTACACCCCGGAGCAGTTAGAAAAGACACTGTTCGACTTGCGGAAGGACTTCTCGGCACAAAAGCGTAAGATACTCACGGAAGCTAGTGACACAATCAGTATTCCCCTTCTGCACGCCAAGTTAGCAGAGTTCCTGGAGCCGAATATCGGACCCTTCCGCTGCGATGTGTGCTCCGAGCTGGTAAAGACCTGTGACCAGTACAAAGTGCACCGATCCGGGCACGATGGAACCCAGCCCTTCATCTGCACCTTGTGCGGAAAGGGCTTCCAAATGCCCTGCAACCTGACGGTGCACATACGCCGGCATCGAAGGGACTTCCCGTATGCCTGTGAGCAGTGCGACAAGCGCTTCGCCACCTCCACCGAGGTGGCCATCCACCTGCGCACCCACACCGGCGAACGGCCCTACATCTGCGACCTGTGCGGGAAATCCTTCAAGACCTGGTCCTTCTTCGACATCCACCGACGCCGGCACCTCAACCAGTCGACCTTCCACTGCCCCATCTGTGCCAAGGGCTTCTACGAGAAGAACCGCTTCACGGATCACATGAACAGTCACTGGGCGATACGCAAGCACCTGTGCACGGTGTGTGGGAAGGCGTTCACCACCTACGGCAACCTGAAGAAGCACACGGAACTGCACCTGGCGGTGAAGAAGTACAAATGCAGTGCGTGTGGCAAGAGATTCGCCCAATTCGCCAGTCTGCGATGGCACAAGAAGAAGGAGCACTCCGCCGAGACCGGtacggaggaggaggagaagtaG
- the LOC6495219 gene encoding zinc finger protein 136 isoform X2, with translation MAYLEDTPPTLGATALQRKLRQAKNENPLEMEELEELEELAELEEEMEEQPEKNVLELTPPATPPTPAPPTSPTSSIASSLDFQSRTRRELERNREFVSSLLKEYERIERLWNPRHPDYKYNAKRSAYEELAAPLESICHMRLTGAEIFAVLKELRGRYRRELSKLNALGGKYKSRLWYFDKMHFLRGVIENKRAEREAKITNECNESEKSCETDADSCSKSALYREVLSFLLDAFKRMECLWNPQHYDYSSCCKKELYRDISTQLQEDLNYELSGEECYKEIQKLRTRYRKELRMVIKHKGLYLPKLWCYDEMEFLQPILQEQIFHKINKKVGVVETNQKTKFIDASSIPFATSEDQLQFVEIYRNYAALWDVDHPDYRSNAYRSQALGQMLEEINTSFASGYTPEQLEKTLFDLRKDFSAQKRKILTEASDTISIPLLHAKLAEFLEPNIGPFRCDVCSELVKTCDQYKVHRSGHDGTQPFICTLCGKGFQMPCNLTVHIRRHRRDFPYACEQCDKRFATSTEVAIHLRTHTGERPYICDLCGKSFKTWSFFDIHRRRHLNQSTFHCPICAKGFYEKNRFTDHMNSHWAIRKHLCTVCGKAFTTYGNLKKHTELHLAVKKYKCSACGKRFAQFASLRWHKKKEHSAETGTEEEEK, from the exons ATGGCTTATCTCGAAGATACACCACCAACTCTGGGGGCAACT GCATTGCAGCGTAAGCTTCGTCAAGCGAAAAACGAGAATCCACTGGAGATGGAGGAGCTGGAAGAGCTAGAGGAGCTGGCAGAGCTAGAGGAGGAGATGGAGGAGCAGCCGGAAAAGAATGTGCTGGAACTAACGCCACCAGCAACGCCCCCAACCCCAGCACCACCCACCTCGCCCACCAGCAGCATTGCCAGCAGCTTGGATTTCCAATCG AGAACACGTCGTGAGCTGGAGAGGAACAGGGAGTTTGTCAGCTCGCTGCTGAAGGAATACGAACGCATCGAAAGGCTCTGGAATCCCCGACATCCCGACTACAAGTACAATGCCAAGAGGAGTGCCTACGAAGAGCTGGCTGCCCCACTGGAGTCCATCTGCCACATGCGACTGACTGGAGCGGAGATCTTCGCGGTGCTCAAGGAACTCCGGGGCAGATACCGCCGGGAGCTGAGCAAACTGAACGCCCTGGGGGGGAAGTACAAGTCCAGACTGTGGTACTTCGACAAAATGCACTTCCTTAGAGGAGTGATTGAAAACAAAAGAGCCGAGAGGGAAGCTAAG ATCACCAATGAATGCAATGAGAGCGAAAAGTCCTGCGAAACGGATGCCGACTCCTGCAGCAAGTCCGCCCTCTACCGAGAAGTCCTGAGCTTCCTCCTCGACGCTTTCAAGCGCATGGAGTGCCTGTGGAATCCCCAGCACTATGACTACTCCAGCTGTTGCAAGAAGGAGCTCTACCGGGACATATCCACCCAACTGCAGGAGGATCTCAACTACGAGCTAAGCGGCGAGGAGTGCTACAAGGAGATCCAGAAGCTGAGGACCCGCTACCGCAAGGAACTGCGGATGGTCATCAAGCACAAGGGCCTGTACTTGCCCAAGCTGTGGTGCTACGACGAGATGGAGTTCCTGCAGCCCATCCTGCAGGAGCAAATCTTTCACAAGATCAATAAGAAGGTTGGCGTGGTGGAGACCAATCAGAAGACCAAGTTCATCGATGCCAGCTCCATTCCGTTCGCCACCTCCGAGGATCAGCTGCAATTCGTGGAGATCTACCGCAACTACGCGGCTCTGTGGGATGTGGATCATCCCGACTACCGATCGAATGCCTATCGAAGTCAGGCCCTGGGCCAAATGCTGGAGGAGATCAACACCAGCTTCGCCTCGGGCTACACCCCGGAGCAGTTAGAAAAGACACTGTTCGACTTGCGGAAGGACTTCTCGGCACAAAAGCGTAAGATACTCACGGAAGCTAGTGACACAATCAGTATTCCCCTTCTGCACGCCAAGTTAGCAGAGTTCCTGGAGCCGAATATCGGACCCTTCCGCTGCGATGTGTGCTCCGAGCTGGTAAAGACCTGTGACCAGTACAAAGTGCACCGATCCGGGCACGATGGAACCCAGCCCTTCATCTGCACCTTGTGCGGAAAGGGCTTCCAAATGCCCTGCAACCTGACGGTGCACATACGCCGGCATCGAAGGGACTTCCCGTATGCCTGTGAGCAGTGCGACAAGCGCTTCGCCACCTCCACCGAGGTGGCCATCCACCTGCGCACCCACACCGGCGAACGGCCCTACATCTGCGACCTGTGCGGGAAATCCTTCAAGACCTGGTCCTTCTTCGACATCCACCGACGCCGGCACCTCAACCAGTCGACCTTCCACTGCCCCATCTGTGCCAAGGGCTTCTACGAGAAGAACCGCTTCACGGATCACATGAACAGTCACTGGGCGATACGCAAGCACCTGTGCACGGTGTGTGGGAAGGCGTTCACCACCTACGGCAACCTGAAGAAGCACACGGAACTGCACCTGGCGGTGAAGAAGTACAAATGCAGTGCGTGTGGCAAGAGATTCGCCCAATTCGCCAGTCTGCGATGGCACAAGAAGAAGGAGCACTCCGCCGAGACCGGtacggaggaggaggagaagtaG